AACACGATCAGCATCACCCCGGCGGCGAAGTTCTTCAGCGAGTCCTGCAGCGCCAGGCCGATCGCCAGGCCCGCCGCACCGATCAGCGCGACCAGCGAGGTGGTGTCGACGCCCAGGCGGTCGAGCGCGGCGATGATGACGACGAGCAGCAGCACGCCCTGCAGGATCGACAGGATGAAGTTCACCAGGATCACGTCGAGCTTGGCGTGGGTGAGCACCCTGCGCGCCACGGCGACTACACCGCGGGCGACCCAGCGGCCGACGATGAAGGTGCCGAGCGCGAACAGCAGGTTGATGCCCCAGGGCAGGGCATAGGTGTCGATCCAGTCCAGGTTGGTCAGCGTTTCGAGCATGCGGGGGGGTGTCCTCTTGTCCGGTGGGTGAAGGGCGTTCGGCGGCGGACCTGGCACAGGGTAGGCACCGTGCGGAGGGCGCCGAAGGGGCTCCTGTTTGTCGCCCGCAGGCCGGCCTTGTTCCCCGGCGGTCGCGCGACGACAATCGCAACCTTAGCCCAAGGCCGTGTCGAACGCATGTCCGTAGGAGTGTCACGATGAGCAGGCTCCGCCGTGTTTCCCTTCGCCTCCTTTCCGCCCTCGCCCTGTTGGCCGCGGCGCCCGTCCACGCGCAACAGGCGGTCGCACCAGATGTCGCCGGGCCCGCGGCGATTGCCGCCGAAGCCGGCGAGCTGCGCCTCCAGTGCGGCGGCATCGGCCTCGACGAGTCGCTGCGCATGCGGGTCGAGGGCGGGCTGCATGCCCTGCTGATCTTCTTCGTCAGCGTCGATGGCAGCTATCTGGCCGACGTCGCCATCCGCATCGACGACCCGCTCGGCGACCGCCGCGTCGAAGCGAGCTGCGGGCCCATCGGCCTGGTCGACGTACCGGCGCCGGGGCGCTACCGCATCACCGCCGCCTACGGCGGCATCACGCAGGAACACTGGATGGACCTGAAGCCGGGTGGCGGCGCGCGCATCCAGCTGCGCTGGCTGGAGTAGATCGCCGGCGGCGCCTGATCGCGGCCGGCTGAAAGCCGTTAAACTCGCGGTCTTTGTCCAGTTTCCGCCGGAGCGATCCATGACTGTCCAGCGCGTTCTTACCGGGATCAAACCCTCGGGCACGCCCCACCTCGGCAACTACGCCGGCGCCATCCGCCCGGCCATCGCCGCCAGCCGTCATCCTGGGGTGGAGAGCTTCTACTTCCTGGCCGACTACCATGCGCTGATCTCGACCACCGATCCGCTGCGGGTGCAGCGCTCGACGCTGGAAATCGCCGCGACCTGGCTCGCCGCGGGGCTCGATACCGAGCGCGTGTGGTTCTACCGCCAGTCCGACATCCCCGAAATCACCGAACTGACCTGGCTGATCACCTGTGTTGCGGGCAAGGGCTTGCTGAACCGCGCCCATGCCTACAAGGCCGCGGTGGACCGCAACACCGCCGAAGGTCTCGATCCCGATGCCGGCGTCAACATGGGCCTCTACATGTACCCGGTGCTGATGGCGGCCGACATCCTGATGTTCAAGGCGCACTCGGTGCCGGTGGGGCGCGACCAGATCCAGCACATCGAGATGGCGCGCGACATCGCCGGCAGCTTCAATCACCTGTACGGCGAGCACTTCGTGCTGCCCGAGGCCGCCATCGACGCTTCGGTCGCCACGCTGCCCGGGCTGGACGGGCGCAAGATGAGCAAGAGCTACGACAACGTCATTCCTCTGTTCGCCGCGCCGGCGGAGATGAAGAAGCAGATCTTCTCCATCGTCACCGATTCGAAGGCGCCAGGCGAGCCGAAGGACGCCGACGGCTCGGCGCTGTTCGAGTTGTATCAGGCGTTCGCCACCGCCGAGGAAACGCGCGCCATGCGCACCGCCTTCGACGAGGGCATCGCCTGGGGCGAAGCCAAACAGGCGTTGTTCGAGAAGATCGAGTCCACGCTCGCCCCGATGCGCGAGAAATACCAGGCGCTGATCGCCGAACCCATGCAGATCGAGCGCTTGCTGCATGAAGGCGCGGCCAAGGCGCGCGCGATCGCCACGCCTTTCCTGGCCGAATTGCGCCACGCCGTCGGCCTGCGCAACCTGGCCGCGGTCGCCACGCCCGCTGCGGTGGACAAGGTGAAGGCCGCATTGCCGCAGTTCAAGCAGTACCGCGAGGCCGATGGCCGCTTCCACTTCAAGCTGGTTGCGGCCGACGGCAAGCTGCTGCTGCAGGGCGAGGGCTTCGCCTCGCCGCGCGAGGCCGGCAGCGTCGTGTCAGCGCTCAAGCAGGGCGCCGCGTTCGCCGTGGACGGCACCCGGATCGTGGTCGACGGGCAGGCCGTGGCCGCGCTCGCCGAAGACGTCACCCCGGACGAGCTGCGCGAGGCCCTGGCCGCGTTTGCGGCCTGATCCCTCGCGCCCGCGGCCGGCCCCGTCACTGCCGGGTGATGACCGCTTCCACGTATTCGCCCGGCACCACCAGCGAGTCCGCGCCGCCGACATTCATCGACTCGAGCAGCGCCGTCAGGTCGGCCTCTAGGCGCGCCTGACCAGCCTCGTCGAGCGCGGCGAAGGCCTTGTGCGTGGGCCCGTAATAGTTGCGGAAGATCTCGATCCAGTGTGCCGGCGAGCGGTAGCGGAAGTTGAAGGTGCGTCGCGCGCACTGAATGTCTTCGGCATGGGCGCCGAACAGCTCCACCAGGTAGGGCTCGTCGCCCCATTTCACCGGTGAGCGCAGCCCGGCCGGCGGCGGCACGTGGGCCGAAATGACGCGGAACAGGCGCCCGATGAAGCCTTCCGGCGTCCACGCAGCGATGCCGATCCGTCCGCCGGGACGCACGACGCGCAGCAGTTCGCTGGCGGTGCGCTCGTGATCGGGTGCGAACATCGCACCGAAGGTCGACAGCGCGGCGTCGAAATGGCCATCGGCGAAGGGCAGGGCCTCGACGTCGGCGACCTGGAACCGGACCGACAGGCCTTCGGCGCGTGCGCGGTCGGCGGCCTTGTCGAGCAGCGGCCCCACGTAATCGGTGGACGTGACCTCGGCAAACCGGCGCGCCGCGGCGAGCGTGGCATTGCCGTTGCCGGCGGCGACGTCGAGCACGCGTTCGCCGGCGCGCACGTCGGCTGCTTCGGCGAGGTTCTCGCCGACGATCTGCAGGGTCGTGCCGATCACCGCATAGTCGCCGCTGGCCCAGGTGGCCTGCTGACGCAGCTTGATCGCGGCGAGGTCCGGGGTGGCGGGGGGCATGCGCAGTTCGGTGGGGGCG
This genomic window from Thauera humireducens contains:
- a CDS encoding tryptophan--tRNA ligase produces the protein MTVQRVLTGIKPSGTPHLGNYAGAIRPAIAASRHPGVESFYFLADYHALISTTDPLRVQRSTLEIAATWLAAGLDTERVWFYRQSDIPEITELTWLITCVAGKGLLNRAHAYKAAVDRNTAEGLDPDAGVNMGLYMYPVLMAADILMFKAHSVPVGRDQIQHIEMARDIAGSFNHLYGEHFVLPEAAIDASVATLPGLDGRKMSKSYDNVIPLFAAPAEMKKQIFSIVTDSKAPGEPKDADGSALFELYQAFATAEETRAMRTAFDEGIAWGEAKQALFEKIESTLAPMREKYQALIAEPMQIERLLHEGAAKARAIATPFLAELRHAVGLRNLAAVATPAAVDKVKAALPQFKQYREADGRFHFKLVAADGKLLLQGEGFASPREAGSVVSALKQGAAFAVDGTRIVVDGQAVAALAEDVTPDELREALAAFAA
- a CDS encoding class I SAM-dependent methyltransferase, yielding MNAPTELRMPPATPDLAAIKLRQQATWASGDYAVIGTTLQIVGENLAEAADVRAGERVLDVAAGNGNATLAAARRFAEVTSTDYVGPLLDKAADRARAEGLSVRFQVADVEALPFADGHFDAALSTFGAMFAPDHERTASELLRVVRPGGRIGIAAWTPEGFIGRLFRVISAHVPPPAGLRSPVKWGDEPYLVELFGAHAEDIQCARRTFNFRYRSPAHWIEIFRNYYGPTHKAFAALDEAGQARLEADLTALLESMNVGGADSLVVPGEYVEAVITRQ